TAACCTTTACTGATGCAAATCTATCTATGAATCTTCATCCCTTGCGTGTGAGTAGTGTTGTCGCTTGCTCTCTAGGCACTATTGTGCTCCCAGGCTTAGGCCAAAAGGCTATGTCAGCGTCTGAACCAGTTGCTACCGATTCACCCCTAGCTAATGCTTCGAGGATGACGATCGAGCAGGCAGAATTGGCCACGGCTGAGGTGGTGACGATCGCCCCTCCAGAGCCTGTAGCCTTATCCCCAAGTTTTCATGATGAATCTGCTCCGTTGGCAATTCCACCTTCACCGGAAATATCACCAGCGCCAACAGCAGCCGATGCCATGGTTACTCTGGCATCAGATCAACAGCTTGCAGACTCCTCATCGGTTACCAGTAGCAATGATGGACAGCCGTCGCTGCCAGATGCTGAGACTGCGTTGCTAGCACAATCGGTCAGTAACAAAACCTCTACCCAGCTAGCAGTTGTCTCTCAACCCCAGCCAACATCGACCGCTCCGATCGAGCTATCGGTACCATTGCCAGCCGCCACTCCTCAATACTATGCCCTCAACTCCTCTAGCCCATTAGCTCAACCTGAGGTGATTCTGATTGACCACAGCCGTAACCTTATCCAGTTGCCGCCGTCTATTAGTCCTCCCAAATATGTGCTGGAAGATCGCACTAGCGAGTTTAATAACCGCTTCAAAGCCATGTTGGCCTTAGCAAATTTACCGGACTTTAGTCCACGCTTGCCCCTGAACCTACGGGTAGTGACCGATAGAACCATTACCTCCGACCATCCCATCACTGATTCAGCCGAGACGATCGCCGAATGGGCAGAGCGGATGCGCCTCTGTCGCAATGCGCGGGCAGTGCTAGAGCATGTGCAACCAGACGGAGAAACAACGATTCCAGTTGTGTTTACTGATGCGCCCATACGGGGGCCGAGGGTTGTAAGAAATGCCAATGGCAACCTTGTGTGTGTTGAGGCTTAGGATTGACTAGCCTTTGCTAAGAGCATTAACAGCAACGCTCAACGGTAATAATCCCTTAGTCATACCAACTCTCCAAAAGCCGGCGACAAGCCCATGAGTTCGTAGTCAGGACTTCAGTCCTGACTACAAGCTATCCGTAGCCATAGCATGGAGAAATGGCATTACTCAGTTGATTGCTCTAATTGGGTAAGGACGATCGCTGCGATCCCTGGGTGAGATGCTTTATGATCAATCCCATAACCTTTAGTTACTGATGAGTGCGATCGGCGGTTAATGGCAATGGTGCTGGTTTCTCAATTTCTCTACTGGGCAGGTTTTCCCTTCTTGCCTCTTGATAGCATCTTTTCGACCCAAGGCATCATGATCATGCTGCTGGCAGCCTATGCTGGAGCCATGTGGATGTTTCTCACCAGTGCACCCAAGGTTTATACCTTGATGGTGTCGGATTTAGAACAAGCACGAGAATTCTATGAAGGGATGCTGCGCTTGCCTGCTGCGGAAGTGCCGTTGCACTATTACTACAACTACGACCAGACGATTGGGGCAACTGCCAGCTTTGACCCGATGTATATGGCACCTGCTGTTGGCTCTGGAATGAGTCGGCGATTGTCTGGTACGGAAGGGTTATGGTATCAGTTGAAAAAGAACACGCAATTGCACGTGATTTCTGGGGCAAGTTTGGGTGATCGCAACCAGCAGCGTCACGTTTGTTTTGACCGTGCCTGTCTGGAGCAAATTTTGATGCGAGTGCAAATGCGGGGCGTGAAAAACAAAATTCGCAGTGAGCGCCCGTTGAACTTCTTGGTAAAGGACTACGAAGGGCGGATCATTGAAATTGCAGAAGTCTCCAATTAACTCTGATTAACTCTGATTTAGTAGCTATTCGTGACCAGATTTTTAGGGGAAATCGCTGCCCTGACTGCCGCTTGTTTGTGGGCGATCGCAACCGTAGGCTATCAACGGGCAGGAAAAACCATTCCCCCACTGCTGCTTAATCTCTTGAAGGGTGTAATCGCGATCGCGCTGCTGCTGTTCACCCTCATATTGCAGGCTAAACCCCTACCTTTAGCGGAATGGCTATCCTTAGGTCTGTTGCTGCTTAGTGGTGTTGTGGGCATTGGCTTGGGTGACACTTTCCTGTTCTATGCCATTAACAGCCTAGGTGTTCGACGCACCTTACTGCTGGGCACCTTAGCACCAGGACTATCGGCCCTGCTGGGACTCATCACCCTGCAAGAGAGCCTCCGGTTCCAGAGTTGGTTGGGCATCGGGCTAACGATCGCAGGAGTTGCCTGGGTAATTGCCGAGCGTACAGATGATAGCGCAATAGTCTCTAATCGCAGTCTTCAGCCAACTGCTCTGCAAGTGGGCATTCTCTACGGGTTGTTGGCTACCTTGGGGCAAGCAATAGGGGCAGTGTTGTCACGGGCAGCCCTAGCAGAGACGACGATCGATCCACTATGGAGTTCACTCCTGCGATTAGTGGCTGGAGAAATAGCCCTAGTCGCGTGGTGGCTAGCTACAGATCCTTGGTTAACCCCTGGCTTGCAACTAAAAACAGATATCCATGCCCAACCCCAAATTGTCATCAAAATTGACGGCGCAGTATTGAGAGTGATTGTCTTCAGTGCATTTTGCGGTACCTATTTGGGCATCTGGTTACAGCAAACTGCGATTAAACACACAGCAGTTGGCATTGCCCAGGCCCTCAGTTCCACCAGTCCACTATTTGTGTTGCCGATTGTAGCTTGGTTGGGTGAACCTATCAGTCTTCGGGCCGTTGTAGGTGTATTAATTGCGATCACGGGCATTGTGCTCCTGTTTAGTTCCTGATGCCAACATGATCCTACGAATACACAAGCCTTGAAGATTTGTAGGACATCACACTCCTTAAGCGATCTAGTAAAAAAAGTCAACGTTTACCATCAATGTTATCTAGAGTAGCTGTCATCTGAAAATAGATCGGTTATCATGTCTAGGTGTTCAAGTCTATGGTACTGAGTACGTCTACTATTGGGCGACCCTTATCAAAGACATGTTGGTTGGAGACCTTTTGGTCTGCTTATTGGTCTGTTTAACGGTTTATTGAGCTAGTAGCCTTAGTTTGTTTTAATTCGGAGAGCGTTGTGACTATTTACATTGGTAACTTGTCCTTCCAGGCAAGTGAAGAGGATTTGTGGGAAGTTTTTGGGGAATACGGAAAAGTAACCCGAGTAACTCTTCCTACCGATCGTGAAACCGGTAAAAAACGTGGGTTCGCCTTTGTGGAAATGGAGAAGGATAGCGAAGAGGATGCCATAATCGCAGAACTTGATGGCGCAGAGTGGATGGGTCGTGAACTGAAGGTCAACAAAGCCAGACCGCGAGAAGGTCGCGATGGCAGCGGTGGCAGTGGTAGTCGCGATAACCGTCGTTCTAATGGCCATGGCTCTTCTGGACGACAAGCTTCCCTCTAGTTTGATTTGAATGCCACTCTTACTCCACAGGCTGAGTAAGCCCTGCGCTTAAATACCCATATTGTCATGGCGACTATGTTAGTCGCTAAGGAGCTGTGTTGCTCATCGTTCAGAAGGATCGAGTGTCGATTCTTTTGCATGGTGAGTGTTTTTGTTGGGCGCTATGTGTTTGCTGGGTGCTAGGTGTTAGCAAGTGTACATGTGAAGAGCTGCGAGCGATCAATATGTTCACCCACTCAAGCACTACTGACTGACACTAATAGTTTTGCTGCCTTGGACTGTTGACGAAAAATTCAACAAAATACCAACAAGTGGTTGTCTGTAGCCTACGACTAACCTAGGGCCATAGGTGCGAACCTCAACATAAGCCTATCCGCTAGCGATCTAGTCTAACAATCTAGTCATCTTTGCCGAAGAGTAGCTGCCAAACAAACCAGACTGTAGCCACAGCAACTGCAATACCAAACAGGCGGGGCACTACTCCCCACCGTAGCCAACTTGCCATATCACCTAGCAAGTAGGACACTTGAATTAAGCTCCATCGCACTACCCAGAACAACCCGTACCCTAGTGCTGCCAAACCAACCAACTGCACAAATCTATTGTTCATTGAGGCTACTTCTGCGACGGATGACTACAAGGAGATTATATCGAACTATTACACTCAGCTCAAGCATGTACTGAATTTGACAAGTGCTGATAGCTCTAACTACTAACGAGTTGGCCACATTAAACTTAAAGCTGGCAACTTAGCAGTGCTCAAGAAAATGGGTTAACCCTCACAGATTAACCCATACATACCTAACACCTATTACCCTCAACCCACCATTGCCTGCTCTCGGGCCAGGAATTTCTCCAGTTCTGTCAGGGCTTCTGCGTCCACCTTTGTCTGCATAGGACAAAACTTTGGCCCGCACATGGAGCAAAATTCAGCCGTTTTGTAGATGTCGGCGGGCAGGGTTTCGTCGTGGTATTCACGAGCACGATCAGGATCTAGAGCTAGTTCAAATTGACGATTCCAGTCAAAGTTGTATCGTGCCTTAGACAGTTCGTCATCGCGATCGCGGGCACCATGACGATGGCGAGCAATATCGGCTGCGTGGGCAGCGATCTTGTAGGCAATCAAGCCATTGCGTACATCCTCGGCATTGGGTAAGCCCAAATGTTCCTTAGGCGTGACGTAGCAGAGCATAGCTGTGCCATACCAACCTGCCATGGCTGCCCCGATCGCACTGGTGATATGGTCATAACCAGGAGCAATATCGGTCACCAGTGGTCCCAGGACGTAGAAGGGAGCTTCGGAACATTCTTCCATCTGCTTGCGGACGTTGAACTCAATCTGATCCATGGGTACGTGACCAGGGCCTTCTACCATTACCTGCACATCATGCTCCCAAGCTTTGCGGGTCAGTTGCCCTAAGGTCTTCAGTTCCGCCAGTTGGGCTTCATCAGAGGCATCATGCACACAGCCCGGTCGCAGGGAATCCCCCAGGCTAAAGGAGACATCGTAGCGCTTGAAGATTTCGATAATGTCTCGAAAATGGGTATAGAGGGGATTTTGCTTATGATGATGCAGCATCCACCGAGCAATGATGCCGCCACCACGAGAGACGATGCCAGTAATCCGGTTGCGTACTAGGGGCAGGTACTCTATAAGGATGCCCGCATGGATGGTCATGTAGTCTACCCCTTGCTGGGCGTGCTTTTCGATAATGTGTAAAAAGTCATCAGGGGTGAGGGCTTCGATGCGACCATGCACGCTCTCTAGGGCTTGATAGATGGGCACCGTACCGATCGGCACAGGAGATGCTTGAATGATGGCAGTGCGGATTTCGTCTAGGTTGCCGCCCCCTGTTGACAAATCCATCACTGTGTCTGCACCATACTTAACCGCTAACTTTAGCTTCTCGACCTCTTCGACTAAGCTTGATGAGTTAGGCGATGCTCCAATGTTGGCATTCACTTTGCACCTGGAGGCAATGCCAATACACATCGGCTCTAGGTTGGGATGATTAATGTTGGCAGGAATAATCATTCGGCCTCGCGCCACCTCATCTCGAATCAACTCAGGTGATAGGTTTTCTCGACCGGCGACGTAGTGCATCTCCTCGGTGATCAGTCCCTGACGGGCATAGTGCATCTGGGTCACGTTCCCTTGCCCGTGACGCTTGGCAATCCATTCTGTACGCATAATCGTGCTCCTAAAATAAACAGCTTCCCTCCGCTGGTATGAACCAGACTCAGGTTCTTAGGGTATGTTCTCAGCCTGATTTCTCAGACACCCCTAGCTTGATGAATAAGCATAATCACCTAACGAGCAGTCCCCGTGAGGTTACATACACTGTTCCATAACCCTAGCACTAAGAGCGCCGCTGCAATCTGTAATCTTTCAGTGCTGCAATCCTGTGGCTCAGTTAGAATGTGAGTCTGATTAACTGCAACCCCATTAGTGGTGTCTCCACCTAGTCTAGAGTGCCTTCATGTCTACATCCAGCGTTCTTAAGCCAACTGCTGAGTCTACTGACGATCGCAGCAGCCCAGACCTGAATCAATTGCGTAGGGACGATCGTGCCATC
This genomic window from Cyanobacteriota bacterium contains:
- a CDS encoding glyoxalase-like domain protein codes for the protein MVLVSQFLYWAGFPFLPLDSIFSTQGIMIMLLAAYAGAMWMFLTSAPKVYTLMVSDLEQAREFYEGMLRLPAAEVPLHYYYNYDQTIGATASFDPMYMAPAVGSGMSRRLSGTEGLWYQLKKNTQLHVISGASLGDRNQQRHVCFDRACLEQILMRVQMRGVKNKIRSERPLNFLVKDYEGRIIEIAEVSN
- a CDS encoding RNA-binding protein; this encodes MTIYIGNLSFQASEEDLWEVFGEYGKVTRVTLPTDRETGKKRGFAFVEMEKDSEEDAIIAELDGAEWMGRELKVNKARPREGRDGSGGSGSRDNRRSNGHGSSGRQASL
- a CDS encoding DMT family transporter, producing MTRFLGEIAALTAACLWAIATVGYQRAGKTIPPLLLNLLKGVIAIALLLFTLILQAKPLPLAEWLSLGLLLLSGVVGIGLGDTFLFYAINSLGVRRTLLLGTLAPGLSALLGLITLQESLRFQSWLGIGLTIAGVAWVIAERTDDSAIVSNRSLQPTALQVGILYGLLATLGQAIGAVLSRAALAETTIDPLWSSLLRLVAGEIALVAWWLATDPWLTPGLQLKTDIHAQPQIVIKIDGAVLRVIVFSAFCGTYLGIWLQQTAIKHTAVGIAQALSSTSPLFVLPIVAWLGEPISLRAVVGVLIAITGIVLLFSS
- the thiC gene encoding phosphomethylpyrimidine synthase, coding for MRTEWIAKRHGQGNVTQMHYARQGLITEEMHYVAGRENLSPELIRDEVARGRMIIPANINHPNLEPMCIGIASRCKVNANIGASPNSSSLVEEVEKLKLAVKYGADTVMDLSTGGGNLDEIRTAIIQASPVPIGTVPIYQALESVHGRIEALTPDDFLHIIEKHAQQGVDYMTIHAGILIEYLPLVRNRITGIVSRGGGIIARWMLHHHKQNPLYTHFRDIIEIFKRYDVSFSLGDSLRPGCVHDASDEAQLAELKTLGQLTRKAWEHDVQVMVEGPGHVPMDQIEFNVRKQMEECSEAPFYVLGPLVTDIAPGYDHITSAIGAAMAGWYGTAMLCYVTPKEHLGLPNAEDVRNGLIAYKIAAHAADIARHRHGARDRDDELSKARYNFDWNRQFELALDPDRAREYHDETLPADIYKTAEFCSMCGPKFCPMQTKVDAEALTELEKFLAREQAMVG